Proteins encoded together in one Pontiella desulfatans window:
- the ppk1 gene encoding polyphosphate kinase 1: MAAKKEIPRYFNRELSWLEFNQRVLEEAKAPENPMLERLKFLAITASNLDEFFMVRFGGLHMARKAGRRKKDPAGLTPLAQLREINARAHAMMNDLHGCFNEVVSPALAAGGIRHADIAALSSEQESTIYELFIDELFPVITPVAVEGKTFPRIPNLALLLLVRLQAKGTKEPEERYAVLSLDRAGGRIVQLPAEAGYAYVLREEVVRKYAANWFPGYEVKECAAFRITRNADFAVQENEAPDLLSGMEDVLEERKTGDCIRLEVDRGISAGLLKFLCRKLLVADENIYPIEGMLNLKDFMPMAFLEGFDELKTEAWPPQPSPDVIPNEPMFGQIAQRDILFYHPYETFDPVIRFIEEAAVDPDTMAIKMVLYRTSSDSAIIAALKRAAENGINVTVLMELKARFDEARNIGWARDLEQCGVQVIYGVKGYKTHAKVCFVVRRESTGIVRYCHFGTGNYNESTAKLYGDISYMTCNAELGADASAFFNALCGYAQPAGFNLISMAPIGMRNKLLELIDFEIERAKGGRKAVINAKVNSLVDVALSEKLHEAARAGVKIKLNIRGICCLKPTKNIEVVSIIDRYLEHARIIHFHHDGKPRVYIASADWMPRNLDKRLELMVPVEDKACRDRLIQALELHMADNQSSWLLMADGSYRRVAPKKGGKKIRSQEILYNQACEAVETAKKNRRTQFEPHRPESK, encoded by the coding sequence ATGGCAGCGAAGAAGGAAATCCCACGCTATTTCAACCGCGAACTCAGCTGGCTCGAATTTAACCAGCGCGTGCTGGAAGAGGCCAAGGCCCCGGAAAACCCGATGCTTGAGCGGCTCAAGTTCCTGGCCATCACGGCCTCGAACCTCGACGAGTTTTTCATGGTGCGCTTTGGGGGGCTGCACATGGCGCGCAAGGCCGGCCGCAGGAAAAAGGACCCCGCCGGGTTGACCCCGCTCGCGCAGCTGCGCGAAATCAACGCGCGCGCACATGCCATGATGAACGATTTGCACGGGTGCTTCAACGAGGTCGTCTCGCCCGCCTTGGCCGCCGGCGGCATCCGCCATGCCGATATCGCCGCGCTCTCGTCGGAACAGGAATCCACCATCTACGAACTGTTCATCGATGAACTTTTCCCGGTCATCACACCGGTTGCGGTGGAGGGCAAAACCTTCCCGCGCATACCCAACCTTGCGCTCCTCCTGCTGGTTCGGTTGCAGGCCAAGGGAACGAAGGAGCCGGAAGAGCGCTATGCCGTCCTGTCGCTGGACCGCGCGGGGGGGCGCATCGTGCAGCTGCCGGCGGAAGCGGGCTATGCATATGTGCTGCGCGAAGAGGTGGTTCGCAAATATGCCGCCAACTGGTTCCCCGGCTACGAGGTGAAGGAGTGCGCGGCATTCCGCATTACCCGCAATGCCGATTTCGCCGTCCAGGAAAACGAGGCGCCGGATCTGCTCTCCGGCATGGAGGATGTGCTGGAGGAGCGCAAGACCGGCGACTGCATCCGCCTTGAGGTCGACCGCGGGATCTCCGCGGGGCTCTTGAAATTCCTCTGCAGGAAGTTGCTGGTGGCGGACGAAAACATCTATCCGATCGAAGGTATGCTCAACTTGAAGGATTTCATGCCGATGGCGTTCCTCGAGGGATTCGATGAACTTAAAACCGAGGCCTGGCCCCCGCAACCCTCGCCGGATGTGATTCCCAACGAACCCATGTTCGGCCAGATTGCGCAGCGCGACATCCTGTTCTACCATCCCTACGAAACATTCGACCCGGTCATCCGCTTCATCGAGGAAGCCGCAGTCGACCCCGACACCATGGCCATCAAGATGGTGCTCTACCGGACGAGTTCCGACAGCGCCATCATCGCCGCCCTCAAGCGCGCCGCCGAAAACGGAATCAACGTGACCGTCCTGATGGAACTCAAGGCGCGCTTCGACGAAGCCCGCAACATCGGCTGGGCGCGCGACCTCGAACAATGCGGCGTCCAGGTCATCTATGGCGTCAAGGGCTACAAGACCCACGCCAAGGTCTGTTTCGTGGTCCGGCGCGAATCGACCGGCATCGTGCGGTATTGCCACTTCGGCACCGGCAACTACAACGAATCGACCGCCAAGCTTTACGGCGACATCTCCTACATGACCTGCAACGCGGAGCTCGGGGCCGATGCCTCCGCCTTCTTCAATGCCCTATGCGGCTACGCCCAGCCCGCCGGCTTCAACCTCATCAGCATGGCGCCCATCGGCATGCGCAATAAACTACTGGAGTTGATCGACTTCGAAATCGAGCGCGCCAAGGGAGGCAGGAAGGCCGTCATCAACGCCAAGGTCAACTCGCTCGTGGACGTGGCGCTTTCCGAAAAACTCCATGAGGCGGCCCGGGCCGGGGTGAAGATCAAGCTCAACATCCGCGGCATATGCTGCCTCAAGCCGACAAAGAATATCGAAGTCGTCAGCATCATCGACCGCTACCTCGAACATGCGCGCATCATCCATTTCCACCACGATGGAAAGCCCCGCGTCTACATCGCCAGTGCCGACTGGATGCCGCGCAACCTCGACAAGCGCCTGGAGCTGATGGTGCCCGTTGAAGACAAGGCCTGCCGCGACCGGCTCATTCAAGCCCTGGAACTCCACATGGCCGACAACCAGAGCAGCTGGTTGCTGATGGCCGACGGTTCCTACCGGCGCGTTGCGCCCAAAAAGGGTGGGAAAAAGATCCGCTCCCAGGAAATCCTCTACAACCAGGCCTGCGAAGCCGTGGAAACCGCGAAAAAGAATCGCCGAACCCAGTTCGAGCCGCATCGCCCGGAATCAAAATAA
- a CDS encoding Ppx/GppA phosphatase family protein codes for MAKTETPNTNPDYELKAVVDIGSTSIRMVVAQIHPDGTFQTLDTLNQSVAIGSDSFTRGSIARSTIEDCVKVMRSFSMVLKEYNIDLRSGVRAVATSAVREARNRDEFLDRIYMATDINVEVIEGAEVNRLTFLGIRPLLKTNASLRSGNLLVFEVGGGSTEFLGLEDGRVEFAHTYRMGAFRLRENMDAQLGSEARRLELLKMEIDVGVRQCRDAVAQESGKHVLLLMGGEARTAANVLHKERGKGSLSALKVVELARLAEKVLGMDVEKVARKYHLPFKDAQTLGTALLAYVRLAEVFGLKKVHVCDVTLRDGLLAEAALGTAWTEDFVEQILNSVREVGRRYQLDEAHAECVKGNALAIFHAMQNEHRLGYRYEVILTVAALLHDVGVFIGTSSHHKHAKYIIEYSDLFGLGEEDVALTALVARYHRGAVPRGSHPGYDSLSREQRLVVNKLAAMLRAADALDRSHTQAIRGVKVVLGEGQVILEAERPGEYAAEKRALVSKGKMFEQVYGRTVALRAKRR; via the coding sequence ATGGCGAAAACGGAAACACCGAACACAAACCCGGATTATGAACTCAAGGCGGTGGTCGACATTGGCTCGACCTCGATCCGCATGGTGGTGGCGCAGATTCATCCGGATGGCACCTTCCAAACGCTCGATACGCTCAACCAAAGCGTGGCGATCGGCAGCGATTCCTTCACCCGGGGGAGCATCGCGCGGAGCACGATCGAAGACTGCGTGAAGGTGATGCGCAGTTTTTCGATGGTATTGAAGGAGTATAACATCGATCTGCGTTCAGGCGTCCGCGCCGTTGCGACGAGCGCCGTCCGCGAGGCCCGCAACCGCGATGAATTCCTCGACCGCATCTACATGGCCACGGACATCAACGTGGAGGTGATCGAGGGGGCGGAGGTTAACCGGTTGACCTTCCTTGGCATCCGTCCGTTGCTAAAAACCAATGCGTCGTTGCGTTCGGGCAACCTGCTGGTGTTTGAGGTGGGGGGGGGCAGCACCGAGTTCCTGGGGCTGGAGGACGGGCGCGTGGAATTTGCCCATACCTACCGGATGGGGGCCTTCCGCCTGCGGGAAAACATGGATGCGCAGCTGGGGTCCGAAGCCCGCCGTCTGGAACTGCTGAAAATGGAGATCGATGTCGGGGTGCGCCAGTGCCGCGATGCGGTGGCGCAGGAGTCAGGCAAGCACGTGCTGTTGCTGATGGGCGGCGAAGCCCGGACGGCGGCGAATGTTCTCCATAAAGAGCGGGGCAAGGGTTCGCTGTCGGCATTGAAGGTGGTGGAGCTGGCCCGGCTGGCCGAGAAGGTGCTGGGGATGGACGTGGAGAAAGTGGCGCGCAAGTACCACCTTCCGTTCAAGGATGCCCAGACGCTGGGCACGGCGCTGTTGGCCTATGTCCGGCTCGCCGAGGTCTTTGGCCTGAAGAAGGTGCATGTCTGCGATGTCACCCTGCGCGACGGTCTTTTGGCCGAGGCCGCCTTGGGGACGGCCTGGACGGAAGACTTTGTTGAACAAATCCTCAATTCGGTGCGGGAAGTGGGGCGAAGATATCAACTCGACGAAGCGCATGCGGAATGCGTGAAGGGCAACGCGTTGGCCATTTTCCATGCGATGCAGAATGAGCATCGGCTGGGATATCGCTACGAGGTGATCCTGACCGTGGCGGCGCTGCTGCACGACGTTGGTGTATTCATCGGCACCAGCAGCCACCACAAGCATGCCAAATACATCATTGAATACAGCGATTTGTTTGGGCTGGGCGAAGAGGATGTTGCGTTGACGGCCTTGGTTGCGCGCTATCACCGCGGGGCCGTTCCGCGCGGCAGCCATCCCGGATACGATTCGCTCTCGCGCGAGCAACGCCTGGTGGTGAATAAGCTGGCCGCCATGCTGCGCGCCGCCGACGCGCTCGACCGTTCGCACACCCAGGCGATCCGGGGGGTGAAGGTGGTGTTGGGCGAGGGACAGGTGATCCTGGAGGCGGAACGCCCCGGTGAATATGCCGCCGAAAAGAGGGCCTTGGTGAGCAAGGGGAAAATGTTCGAGCAGGTTTACGGGCGCACGGTTGCGCTACGCGCGAAACGCAGGTGA
- the mutS gene encoding DNA mismatch repair protein MutS translates to MAEKKETPMMAQYRSIRRELPEDTILFFRLGDFYEMFFDDAKTASDILGITLTKRHNTPMCGIPYHASAGYLERLVKAGVKVAVCEQIEDPATAKGCVKRAVTRIVTPGTILDEVALDGNQNNFLAGLYKGKNRFGMAMLDLSTGEFWIEESGDVSSVQANLARYAPAECVVAEEQMHDPSFKELTLEATNTLLTACEDWTFEASSANDFLQRHFDVHSLEGFGCSSMAAALGAAGGVLYYVKTELRRNLSHVRNIRVKNPQDYMLVDETTATNLELVAPINSNRQAYKATLLNVLDSTKTAMGGRLLREWLLRPLNNLVQINARHDAVELMVHNQTYLRSLRDILGDIKDVERLISRIGSTSGNPRDVRAMGVSLEQMPMVKALLAGKGTMLETLGEEITSLPELVALIDTAIVDEPPLNLKDGGVIRPGYHDELDELRDAATQGRKWLAEFQASEIERTGIKSLKVRHNKVFGYYIEISKSYLADVPESYVRKQTLVNAERFITPELKEYENKIFGAQERSIGLEQEIFNEVRRQAVEHLETIQKNALAIGQVDVLASFAERALSNNYARPAMGDDGRLDIHDGRHAVVEQMPDAERFVPNDTRLDRETHQLIIITGPNMAGKSTYIRQVALITIMAHMGCFVPAAKAEIGLVDRVFTRVGASDDLARGRSTFMVEMQETANILNNATPKSLIVLDEIGRGTSTFDGISIAWSVAEFLCKNKDMQAKTLFATHYHELTDLALILPNVQNFSVLVKEKGHTITFLRKIVPGAADKSYGIQVARLAGLPDEVISRANDILTNLEEGEFGDTGQPKIAKKRPHKLKANVSQLDLF, encoded by the coding sequence ATGGCGGAGAAGAAAGAAACACCGATGATGGCGCAGTACCGGTCGATCCGGCGCGAGTTGCCGGAAGACACCATTCTTTTTTTCCGCCTGGGCGACTTTTATGAAATGTTTTTCGACGATGCCAAGACGGCGTCGGACATTCTCGGCATTACCCTGACGAAGCGCCACAATACGCCGATGTGCGGTATCCCCTACCATGCCTCCGCCGGCTATCTGGAACGGCTGGTCAAGGCGGGCGTGAAGGTGGCGGTTTGCGAGCAGATCGAGGATCCGGCCACCGCCAAAGGGTGCGTGAAGCGTGCCGTTACCCGCATCGTGACGCCGGGCACGATCCTCGACGAGGTGGCGCTCGACGGCAACCAAAACAATTTCCTGGCCGGCCTCTACAAAGGGAAGAACCGGTTCGGCATGGCGATGCTCGATCTTTCGACGGGCGAATTCTGGATTGAGGAAAGCGGCGATGTTTCGAGCGTTCAGGCGAACCTTGCGCGCTATGCGCCGGCGGAGTGCGTCGTGGCCGAGGAGCAGATGCACGACCCGTCGTTCAAGGAACTGACGCTGGAGGCCACCAATACGCTGCTGACGGCGTGCGAAGACTGGACGTTCGAGGCGAGCTCGGCCAACGATTTCCTGCAGCGCCATTTCGACGTCCATTCGCTGGAAGGGTTCGGATGCAGCTCGATGGCGGCGGCCCTGGGAGCGGCGGGCGGCGTGCTTTATTATGTTAAAACCGAACTGCGCCGCAACCTTTCGCACGTGCGCAACATCCGCGTCAAGAACCCGCAGGACTACATGCTGGTGGACGAAACAACGGCCACCAACCTGGAGCTGGTGGCCCCCATCAACTCCAACCGCCAGGCCTACAAGGCCACCCTGCTGAATGTGCTCGACTCCACCAAGACGGCCATGGGCGGCCGCCTGCTGCGCGAATGGCTGCTGCGCCCGCTCAACAACCTCGTCCAGATCAATGCGCGCCACGATGCGGTTGAACTGATGGTCCACAACCAGACCTACCTGCGCTCGCTGCGCGACATCCTGGGCGACATCAAGGACGTGGAGCGCCTTATTTCCAGGATCGGATCGACCAGCGGCAACCCGCGCGACGTGCGCGCCATGGGCGTTTCGCTCGAGCAGATGCCGATGGTGAAGGCGCTGCTTGCAGGCAAGGGCACGATGCTCGAAACGCTGGGTGAAGAGATTACCTCCCTGCCGGAGCTGGTTGCGCTGATCGATACGGCCATCGTCGACGAACCCCCGCTCAACCTGAAGGACGGGGGCGTCATCCGCCCCGGCTACCACGATGAATTGGACGAGCTCCGGGATGCGGCGACCCAAGGCCGGAAATGGCTGGCGGAGTTCCAGGCCTCGGAGATCGAGCGCACCGGCATCAAGAGCCTGAAGGTTCGGCACAACAAGGTGTTCGGCTACTATATCGAAATCAGCAAGAGCTATCTGGCGGACGTGCCGGAAAGCTATGTGCGCAAGCAGACGCTGGTGAATGCGGAGCGCTTCATTACGCCGGAGCTCAAGGAATACGAAAACAAGATTTTCGGCGCGCAGGAGCGGTCGATCGGCCTGGAGCAGGAAATCTTCAACGAAGTGCGCCGCCAGGCCGTTGAACACCTGGAAACCATCCAGAAAAACGCGCTGGCGATCGGCCAGGTGGATGTGCTGGCCAGCTTTGCGGAGCGCGCGCTTTCGAACAACTATGCGCGCCCGGCCATGGGCGACGACGGGCGGCTCGACATCCACGACGGCCGCCACGCGGTGGTGGAGCAGATGCCGGATGCCGAACGCTTTGTGCCGAACGATACCAGGCTCGACCGGGAAACGCATCAGCTCATCATCATCACCGGCCCGAACATGGCGGGTAAATCGACCTATATCCGGCAGGTGGCGCTGATCACGATCATGGCGCACATGGGGTGCTTCGTTCCGGCGGCGAAAGCGGAGATTGGACTCGTCGACCGCGTCTTCACCCGCGTTGGTGCGAGCGACGACCTGGCGCGCGGCCGCTCGACCTTCATGGTGGAGATGCAGGAAACGGCCAACATCCTCAACAACGCCACGCCGAAAAGCCTGATCGTGCTCGACGAGATCGGACGCGGCACGAGTACGTTCGACGGCATCAGCATTGCGTGGTCGGTGGCGGAATTTCTCTGCAAAAACAAGGATATGCAGGCGAAAACCCTCTTTGCCACGCACTACCACGAGCTGACCGACCTGGCGCTGATCCTGCCCAATGTGCAGAACTTCAGCGTGCTCGTGAAGGAAAAGGGCCACACCATCACCTTCCTGCGCAAGATTGTTCCGGGCGCGGCGGACAAGAGCTACGGCATCCAGGTGGCGCGACTGGCCGGCCTGCCCGACGAGGTGATCAGCCGCGCCAACGACATCCTGACCAACCTGGAGGAAGGCGAGTTTGGCGACACCGGCCAACCCAAGATCGCAAAGAAGCGCCCGCACAAGCTAAAAGCCAATGTATCTCAGCTTGACCTCTTCTGA
- a CDS encoding tetratricopeptide repeat protein: MSKKPLGETLFVILGLLFIALIGLRTISTPELWSHLALGQSGAPISFLEADHAVNTTWLYDKLSYMMWNIGGAPLLIILNVVALVGAFALLLQVSKKWGGPLSQGFALLIAGHLMFQTLDVGPQVAMMLFIALFLYLLTSIKSPAVLFGVLIPLQLVWTNMHDSFLYGPIIAGLAIAQANQQNKGSGRKKNQSTSSGIYGILAIALLVATVANPAFLKLHAQVFANVKSPSPVYWSSLFIEYFQIPALKPLILFTMILGAGGLITLKKKLPVMLTTIAIYGAFLVWTSPHHVLLFAILAYPFLVLSLTSISEYIHNSLEQMLGKQAKVVPMVTGAVFVLLIVGSLVPVVTSCAYVKTGSASKFGLGVEEQLYPADCEAILNHPAFPAKAINLAADGGYLAFKYGRKCFIDYRPGRYDRVLLDNVNNMMLGNRQAYDDLYVEYRPEALIINTLSPTAAQGIVTLLGKRIWKLAYFDGTTVILLKDKEEFGDLLNNAEIQQAGLAKLEAARAAYAERGGACGAGNPAELIGSGKIFLAFNRPKESKAIFSLLLQGNGRIPGAWIGLGNSQLLLKEFDAAVQSLKISTEQAPNSLLAWASYATACKYAGLTEESKQAIEKAKKIAERNKPEEVNAPKKEDVEVKEQSLEELSIPD; encoded by the coding sequence ATGAGTAAGAAGCCGTTGGGGGAAACCCTGTTTGTAATCCTTGGACTTCTATTCATTGCCTTAATTGGCTTGCGTACCATAAGCACACCGGAGCTATGGTCCCATTTGGCCCTGGGCCAAAGCGGGGCACCCATATCCTTTCTTGAAGCCGACCATGCGGTCAACACCACCTGGCTCTACGACAAGCTGAGCTACATGATGTGGAATATCGGGGGCGCTCCGTTGCTCATCATCCTCAACGTCGTGGCCCTCGTAGGCGCCTTTGCCCTGCTGTTGCAGGTTTCGAAAAAATGGGGAGGCCCGCTCAGCCAGGGCTTTGCGTTGCTGATCGCCGGGCACCTGATGTTCCAGACCCTGGATGTCGGCCCGCAGGTGGCCATGATGCTGTTCATTGCCCTGTTCCTCTACCTGCTCACATCCATCAAGAGCCCGGCGGTGTTGTTCGGGGTCTTGATCCCGCTCCAATTGGTTTGGACGAACATGCACGACTCCTTCCTTTACGGCCCTATCATTGCAGGCTTGGCTATTGCCCAGGCGAACCAGCAAAACAAAGGTTCGGGACGGAAGAAGAACCAATCCACATCTTCGGGCATCTATGGAATTCTCGCGATTGCCCTATTGGTGGCGACCGTTGCCAATCCCGCGTTCCTGAAACTCCATGCGCAGGTGTTCGCCAACGTCAAGTCGCCGTCGCCGGTCTACTGGTCGTCGCTCTTCATTGAATATTTCCAGATTCCGGCACTCAAACCGCTGATCCTGTTTACCATGATCCTCGGCGCGGGCGGACTGATTACGCTCAAGAAAAAACTACCGGTCATGCTGACGACCATCGCCATCTACGGCGCCTTCCTCGTGTGGACGTCCCCGCACCACGTATTGCTCTTCGCCATCCTAGCCTACCCGTTCCTCGTGCTCAGCCTCACCTCCATCAGTGAATATATCCACAACTCCCTTGAACAGATGCTCGGCAAACAGGCCAAGGTCGTTCCGATGGTAACCGGGGCCGTTTTCGTTTTACTGATTGTTGGATCGCTTGTTCCGGTGGTAACGAGTTGCGCCTACGTTAAAACCGGGAGCGCCTCCAAGTTCGGCCTCGGTGTCGAAGAACAGCTCTACCCTGCCGATTGCGAAGCCATCCTCAACCATCCGGCCTTCCCGGCAAAAGCCATCAACCTGGCGGCGGACGGGGGCTACCTTGCCTTTAAATATGGACGCAAGTGCTTCATCGACTATCGCCCCGGGCGCTATGACCGCGTGCTGCTGGACAACGTCAACAATATGATGCTGGGCAACCGCCAGGCGTATGACGACCTCTATGTCGAATATCGCCCCGAGGCCCTGATCATCAACACCCTCTCGCCCACGGCCGCCCAGGGCATCGTTACCCTGCTTGGAAAACGAATCTGGAAGCTGGCCTACTTTGATGGAACAACCGTCATCCTGCTCAAGGACAAGGAGGAATTTGGCGACCTCCTCAACAACGCCGAAATCCAGCAAGCCGGTCTCGCCAAGTTGGAGGCGGCCCGAGCGGCCTATGCGGAAAGAGGCGGTGCCTGCGGGGCCGGCAACCCCGCCGAACTGATTGGTTCCGGCAAGATTTTCCTGGCCTTCAACCGCCCGAAAGAATCGAAAGCCATCTTCTCGCTTCTGCTGCAAGGGAACGGCCGGATTCCCGGCGCATGGATCGGACTGGGCAACAGCCAGTTGCTGTTGAAGGAGTTCGATGCGGCCGTTCAATCGCTGAAGATTTCCACCGAGCAGGCCCCGAACAGCCTGCTCGCATGGGCCAGCTATGCAACGGCGTGCAAATATGCAGGCCTGACCGAGGAATCAAAACAAGCCATTGAAAAGGCCAAGAAAATTGCCGAACGGAATAAGCCAGAGGAAGTGAACGCTCCCAAGAAGGAAGACGTCGAGGTGAAGGAACAATCGCTCGAGGAACTCAGCATTCCCGATTAG
- a CDS encoding family 78 glycoside hydrolase catalytic domain, producing the protein MKKSKWIWCAHNELREYNQTVLFRKEIHVLNPEHALLQITADSWYRVSVNGKWIHDGPARGYPEHYQYDEHDVSGVLKSGINKIEVIARYFGIGTFHQIPQQAGLRAALLVDGEVVGTDASWQASPSKAWKQWTPKISIQMEPFEEYDARLSTVLDWQPAVEVKRPGRLLCRNTQLLTKKLRRPNGDPSVAYVKKSEPHWCVPVTQLAHGETIEANFHTSRPVSLSSTLTVRKKQQYNFGSNDWKVAVNGRLLKTGKITLVSGRHNVVFFCNSFYGHNKEIAFTWLNLKGWGEWTVSMAATCLFRDSDVRWLTFENKAAKQVERRWLKAIEVYPWGFEICDVPEEQIFMEDVAAEFAARQPAARGDTEYCFDFGEQTCGYFDFTIKADDGVMVDLNMVEYIASDGTIQHTLPFNRNGMRYITKRGVNRFTSLKRRAGQYLFVTIRNAESPVEIRSVRIMESTAPVMQVEVFKSSDPALNQIWKMSERTLKLCMEDTFTDCPLYEQTLWIGDARNEALYAFTAYGNYDVSARSLELGAQSLEKFPMVGCQVPSSWECQLPAWSFLWGMHVWEHYFHSGDKRFLKKLWPAVLKNLEGAEQFVDERGLFSGPLWNLLEWAPIDHDNETVLHNSMLWVGALQAAENCAEVLGKAAARKKMCARRKKLIRAINSFWDEGKGSYPDALLDKSGKPSSKVCQHTSMLSIMCGVATPQIRQTALSNLLNPPESMTTIGSPFAMQFMYETLEKNGEYDATIDSIRSKFQPMIDAGASTVWEMFAGSDFDTHGFPTRSHCHAWASSPIWFLNRIVLGIRQTQPGGKAFEISPWISGLKHASGSTATPKGAVHVDWKIKGDTLQINISAPKNTKVEMKSNESHLGFEIAVEMNTLRAEL; encoded by the coding sequence ATGAAAAAATCAAAATGGATCTGGTGTGCGCACAATGAGTTGCGCGAATACAACCAGACGGTACTGTTCAGGAAAGAGATCCATGTCTTAAACCCGGAACACGCGCTGCTGCAAATCACGGCCGACAGCTGGTATCGGGTTTCCGTGAACGGCAAGTGGATCCACGATGGGCCGGCGCGGGGCTATCCCGAGCATTACCAGTATGACGAGCACGATGTTTCTGGCGTACTTAAGTCGGGTATAAACAAAATCGAAGTCATTGCCCGCTACTTCGGCATCGGCACCTTCCACCAGATTCCGCAACAGGCCGGCTTGCGCGCTGCGTTGCTGGTTGACGGCGAAGTGGTCGGGACGGATGCTTCCTGGCAGGCCTCGCCTTCCAAGGCTTGGAAACAATGGACGCCGAAAATTTCGATCCAGATGGAGCCGTTCGAGGAATATGACGCGCGCCTCTCAACCGTGCTCGATTGGCAACCGGCGGTTGAGGTTAAGCGGCCGGGCAGGCTGTTGTGCCGAAATACTCAGTTGCTGACTAAAAAACTGCGGCGACCCAACGGTGATCCGAGCGTCGCATACGTTAAAAAAAGCGAACCCCATTGGTGCGTTCCCGTCACGCAATTGGCGCATGGAGAAACTATTGAGGCCAATTTCCATACCAGTCGCCCGGTGTCGCTCAGCTCCACGTTAACGGTACGCAAGAAACAGCAGTATAACTTTGGTTCCAATGATTGGAAGGTGGCGGTCAATGGTCGGTTGCTCAAGACGGGTAAAATCACGTTGGTTTCCGGCAGGCACAACGTCGTCTTTTTCTGCAATAGCTTCTACGGCCATAACAAAGAAATTGCATTCACCTGGCTCAACCTGAAGGGGTGGGGTGAATGGACGGTTTCCATGGCTGCAACGTGCCTTTTCCGCGACTCGGATGTGCGGTGGCTTACCTTTGAAAACAAAGCCGCAAAGCAGGTGGAGCGGCGGTGGCTTAAAGCCATCGAGGTCTATCCCTGGGGGTTCGAAATTTGCGATGTTCCGGAAGAGCAGATCTTCATGGAAGACGTAGCGGCGGAGTTCGCTGCGAGGCAACCTGCCGCCCGTGGCGATACCGAATACTGCTTTGATTTTGGTGAGCAAACCTGTGGCTATTTCGATTTTACCATCAAGGCCGATGACGGTGTGATGGTGGATCTGAACATGGTCGAATACATCGCGTCTGATGGAACCATTCAGCATACGCTCCCGTTCAACCGCAACGGCATGCGCTACATCACGAAGAGGGGTGTTAACCGTTTTACTTCGCTGAAACGCCGCGCCGGGCAATACTTGTTTGTGACCATCCGCAATGCGGAGTCGCCGGTTGAAATCAGGTCGGTACGGATCATGGAATCAACGGCACCGGTCATGCAGGTCGAGGTTTTCAAATCGAGCGACCCGGCATTGAATCAGATTTGGAAGATGTCCGAGCGCACGCTGAAGCTATGCATGGAGGATACGTTTACCGACTGCCCGCTCTACGAGCAGACGCTCTGGATCGGTGATGCCCGTAACGAAGCACTCTACGCATTTACGGCCTACGGCAACTATGATGTGTCTGCGCGCAGCCTGGAGCTGGGGGCCCAGTCGCTCGAAAAATTTCCAATGGTTGGATGCCAGGTTCCTTCGTCGTGGGAGTGCCAGTTGCCGGCCTGGAGTTTCCTGTGGGGGATGCACGTCTGGGAACATTATTTCCACAGTGGCGACAAACGTTTCCTGAAAAAACTGTGGCCCGCTGTCCTGAAAAACCTGGAAGGGGCAGAACAATTTGTCGATGAGCGCGGTCTATTCAGCGGGCCTTTGTGGAACCTGCTGGAATGGGCGCCGATCGATCACGATAACGAAACCGTCCTGCACAACAGTATGCTGTGGGTCGGCGCTCTCCAGGCGGCTGAAAACTGTGCAGAAGTGCTCGGTAAAGCTGCCGCCCGGAAAAAAATGTGCGCCCGCCGCAAGAAACTTATCCGTGCCATCAATTCATTCTGGGATGAGGGGAAGGGGAGCTATCCCGATGCGCTGCTGGATAAGTCCGGCAAGCCGAGTTCTAAGGTCTGTCAGCACACCTCCATGCTCTCGATCATGTGCGGCGTTGCCACTCCCCAAATCCGGCAGACGGCACTAAGCAACCTGTTGAATCCACCGGAAAGCATGACCACGATCGGTTCACCCTTCGCCATGCAGTTCATGTATGAGACCCTGGAAAAGAATGGGGAATACGACGCGACAATCGATTCCATCCGCTCCAAGTTTCAGCCCATGATCGATGCGGGTGCCAGCACGGTCTGGGAGATGTTTGCAGGAAGTGATTTTGATACGCACGGCTTTCCGACGCGCAGTCACTGCCACGCCTGGGCTTCGAGCCCCATCTGGTTCCTCAACCGCATTGTCCTCGGCATCCGCCAAACCCAACCCGGCGGTAAGGCCTTCGAAATCAGCCCATGGATCTCCGGTCTCAAACATGCCTCCGGTTCAACCGCAACACCGAAAGGTGCGGTGCACGTAGATTGGAAGATCAAGGGCGATACGCTCCAGATCAACATCTCGGCACCAAAAAATACAAAGGTCGAAATGAAATCCAATGAAAGTCATCTGGGTTTTGAAATCGCGGTCGAGATGAATACGTTGCGTGCGGAATTGTAA